In a single window of the Scyliorhinus canicula chromosome 1, sScyCan1.1, whole genome shotgun sequence genome:
- the zdhhc18a gene encoding palmitoyltransferase ZDHHC18a isoform X4, producing MRECEYRQIALAPGNGSAPAPQAPASGKQRRRRKWESFAGKNRFFCDGRLMSGRHSGAFYLTLGLILTTSGLFFGFDCPYLTENLTLAIPIIAGLLFVFVVSTLLHTSFSDPGILPRATPDEAADLERQIDNSGGSGYRPPPRTKEVAINGQTVKLKYCFSCKMFRPPRTSHCSLCDNCVERFDHHCPWVGNCVGKRNYRFFYMFLLSLSFLTAFIFACVITHLTLRSQNIGLLNALQETPASALELVVCFFSVWSILGLSGFHTYLVASNLTTNEDIKGSWSSKRSSEESTNPYSYNSIVTNCCAVLCGPMPPSLTRALAFKVLDLFSRVHPHPFSGQVCVP from the exons ATGAGAGAGTGCGAGTACCGGCAGATCGCGCTGGCGCCCGGCAACGGCTCCGCCCCGGCCCCCCAGGCCCCGGCCTCAGGGAAGCAGCGGCGCCGGCGGAAGTGGGAGTCGTTCGCGGGAAAGAACCGGTTCTTCTGTGACGGGCGGTTGATGAGCGGACGGCACAGTGGCGCCTTCTACCTGACCCTGGGCCTCATCCTCACTACCAGCGGCCTCTTCTTCGGCTTCGA CTGTCCTTACCTGACGGAGAACCTGACTCTGGCCATTCCAATTATTGCGGGGCTGCTGTTTGTGTTTGTGGTCAGCACCTTGCTGCACACAAGTTTTAGTGACCCTGGGATTCTGCCACGAGCCACACCGGATGAAGCAGCCGATCTGGAGAGGCAGATAG ATAACTCTGGGGGTTCCGGTTACCGCCCCCCACCTCGCACAAAGGAAGTGGCGATCAATGGGCAGACAGTGAAACTCAAATACTGCTTCAGCTGCAAAATGTTCCGGCCTCCACGGACATCACACTGCAGCCTGTGTGACAACTGTGTGG AGCGATTTGATCACCACTGCCCTTGGGTTGGAAACTGTGTCGGGAAAAGGAACTACAGATTTTTCTACATGTTTCTGCTCTCACTTTCCTTTCTAACTGCTTTCATTTTTGCCTGTGTGATAACTCACCTTACATTAC GATCTCAGAACATTGGGTTATTAAATGCACTCCAGGAGACTCCAGCAAG CGCACTCGAGCTGGTGGTCTGTTTTTTCTCAGTCTGGTCTATTCTGGGCCTCTCAGGGTTCCACACGTACCTGGTGGCTTCCAACCTGACAACAAATGAAGAT ATAAAAGGTTCATGGTCCAGTAAGCGAAGCTCAGAGGAAAGCACTAATCCTTATAGTTACAACAGTATTGTCACGAACTGCTGTGCAGTCTTGTGTGGACCAATGCCACCCAG
- the zdhhc18a gene encoding palmitoyltransferase ZDHHC18a isoform X2, with product MRECEYRQIALAPGNGSAPAPQAPASGKQRRRRKWESFAGKNRFFCDGRLMSGRHSGAFYLTLGLILTTSGLFFGFDCPYLTENLTLAIPIIAGLLFVFVVSTLLHTSFSDPGILPRATPDEAADLERQIDNSGGSGYRPPPRTKEVAINGQTVKLKYCFSCKMFRPPRTSHCSLCDNCVERFDHHCPWVGNCVGKRNYRFFYMFLLSLSFLTAFIFACVITHLTLRSQNIGLLNALQETPASALELVVCFFSVWSILGLSGFHTYLVASNLTTNEDIKGSWSSKRSSEESTNPYSYNSIVTNCCAVLCGPMPPSLIDRRGFSDPDTLLLPGHQRKVSQGAKTEANLEDTCEDFAVSCTA from the exons ATGAGAGAGTGCGAGTACCGGCAGATCGCGCTGGCGCCCGGCAACGGCTCCGCCCCGGCCCCCCAGGCCCCGGCCTCAGGGAAGCAGCGGCGCCGGCGGAAGTGGGAGTCGTTCGCGGGAAAGAACCGGTTCTTCTGTGACGGGCGGTTGATGAGCGGACGGCACAGTGGCGCCTTCTACCTGACCCTGGGCCTCATCCTCACTACCAGCGGCCTCTTCTTCGGCTTCGA CTGTCCTTACCTGACGGAGAACCTGACTCTGGCCATTCCAATTATTGCGGGGCTGCTGTTTGTGTTTGTGGTCAGCACCTTGCTGCACACAAGTTTTAGTGACCCTGGGATTCTGCCACGAGCCACACCGGATGAAGCAGCCGATCTGGAGAGGCAGATAG ATAACTCTGGGGGTTCCGGTTACCGCCCCCCACCTCGCACAAAGGAAGTGGCGATCAATGGGCAGACAGTGAAACTCAAATACTGCTTCAGCTGCAAAATGTTCCGGCCTCCACGGACATCACACTGCAGCCTGTGTGACAACTGTGTGG AGCGATTTGATCACCACTGCCCTTGGGTTGGAAACTGTGTCGGGAAAAGGAACTACAGATTTTTCTACATGTTTCTGCTCTCACTTTCCTTTCTAACTGCTTTCATTTTTGCCTGTGTGATAACTCACCTTACATTAC GATCTCAGAACATTGGGTTATTAAATGCACTCCAGGAGACTCCAGCAAG CGCACTCGAGCTGGTGGTCTGTTTTTTCTCAGTCTGGTCTATTCTGGGCCTCTCAGGGTTCCACACGTACCTGGTGGCTTCCAACCTGACAACAAATGAAGAT ATAAAAGGTTCATGGTCCAGTAAGCGAAGCTCAGAGGAAAGCACTAATCCTTATAGTTACAACAGTATTGTCACGAACTGCTGTGCAGTCTTGTGTGGACCAATGCCACCCAG TTTAATTGATAGGCGTGGTTTCTCGGACCCAGACACACTACTGCTGCCTGGGCACCAGCGTAAGGTTTCTCAGGGAGCAAAAACAGAAGCCAACCTG